CCGCGGCAGCTACTACGGCCTGCTGGTGACCTACCGCCGCCTGGGGTTGCTGCGCCGCCAAGACAGCCTGTACCGCCGCGCTGCCCACGCCGCCCTCATCCGCTATAAAGTGGGCGAAACCAACCGCCTGGAACAAGTGGCCGCCGAAGCCCGCGCCCGCGAGCTGGAAAACCGCCTGCTGACCGTGCTCACCGACCTCGACGTGCAGCGCATGCAGTTGGGCCAACTGCTGGGCAGCCCCGCGCCGGCCGCCATCGATACCACCGAGGTACTACTGGCTCCCCTCGCGCCCGCCGACACGGCCGCCCTCTCGCCCGAAAGCAACCCGACCCTGGGTCTGCTGCGCCAGCAAGTGGCCGTGAGCGAGCTGCAAACGAAAGTCGAGCGCCTGCGCCGCCTGCCCGACCTGCGCGCCGGCTACTTCCAGCAGAGCATTCACCCCGAGTTTAAGTCTTTGAACGTGGGGCAGTTAGGCGTGGCAGTGCCGCTGCTGGGCGGGGCCGGCCGGGCGCGGGTGGCCGCCGCTCGCCTCGGCGAGCAGGTGGCGCAGGGCCAGCTGCAATACGCGACCAGCCAGCTCGCTACCCAGCTGCGTACCCTGCGCCAGCAGCTGCGCCGGGCGGCGGCCTCACTGGCTTATTATCAACGCACGGCCCTGCCCCAGGCCCAGCTTATCCTGACCACGGCCGAAAAAAGCTTCCGCGCCGGCGACATCGACTACGTGACCTACGTGGTGAACACCGACCCGGCCTGGCAAATCCAGGCCAACTACCTCGACCAGGCTCAGCGCTATAATGACCTGGTAGTGAGCGTACAGGCACTCACGGGGGCGGATATTCCGTAGGGGCGGGGCTTGCCCCCGCCCGGCGCTGGGCGAGCCCCGGCCGCGCCTTATTTCTTCGCATTTGAAACCGTTCAACGACGGGCGGGGGCAAGCCCCGCACCCTACTTATGTCTTTTATCCCAAAACTATTCGTCCTGGCTACGGCCCTGGCGCTACTCACTGCCTGCGGCTCCAAAGGGGGCGAATCCAACCCCCAAAACATGGCCGACGACGGCAAGGACTGCGCGAAAACCGACAACGGCAAGGGCGGCAATAAAAAGCCTACCCCCCCCACTAACCCCAACCAGGTCGCCATCAATCCTGCGCAGGAGAAAGCGGCCGGCATTCAGCTTGGCACTTTCGAGCGGCAGAACATGAGTACCGAAGTGCAGGCTAACGGCTCGGTGGAGGTGCCGCCCGGCAATCGGGTGTCGCTCACCGCCATCATGGGCGGCTACGTGCAAACGGTGACCGTGCTGCCCGGCGAGCACGTGCGGACCGGCGAAACCGTGGCGACCCTGCGCTCGCCCGAGTACCTGACCTTGCAGCAAAACTACCTGCAGAGCAAGGCCAAAGTGGGCTTTCTGGCTGAAGATTTGGAGCGCCAGCGCATCCTCGACGTGGAGGACGTGGGCGCCAAGCGCAAGCTCCAAATGGCTCGCGCCGACTACGCCACCGAGCAGGCCGCGCTGCGCGCTACCGCCGCGCAGCTGCGGCTGCTGGGCATCTCGGTGGCCCACCTTGACGCTACCGGCCAGATTGTGAGCAGCGTGCCGCTCACCACGCCCATCGCGGGCTACGTGAAGGCTGTTAATATTAATCCTGGTCAGTATGTGGGGCCACAAGACGTACTAGTTGAGGTTCTTAATCACGACGACCTGCACCTGGAGTTGAAGGTCTTTGAGAAGGACGTGGCCCAAGTGCATCCCGGCCAGAAAATTCTGTTTCAAATAAAAGGCGCGGGCCGGCCCGACGAGGTGCTGACCGCCCGCGTGTTTCTGGTGGGCCAGGCCTTCGACGACAACGCCCGTACCGTGCGCGTGCACGCCCACCTGGAGCCCGAGCGTACCGATTTGCTGCCTGGTCAGTTCATCGCCGCCCGCATCCAGACCGCTGGCCAGCGCGTGCGCACCCTGCCCGAGGCCGCCCTCATCCAGGCCGGCGAGCTGAGCTACATCTTCCAGCGGGTGGGTAGCGACTCGGGCCGCGTCGTGTTTCGGCGTCTCAAGGTGCGCGCTGGCCAGCCCCAACACGGCGACGTGCCCATCACCGTGCTCGACCCGCTGCCCGATACCACCGGCCTCGTGCGCCAGGGTGCCTACTTCCTGAACGCCGAACTGACCAAAGGCGCGGGCGAAGACTAGGTTTTGGCTGCTGGCTATTTGTTAATGGCGAGGCTTTTAAGTGCCTTATTTGCGCTAACTCATAATTATTTTTCAGGAATAAAGAAATTTACACTTCATAAGTAATGAACCCTACCCCCCTTACTCCGGCCACCCCGGCCGAAGCTGAAGCGGAAGCCACCTTCGTGCTGCAAAAAGTGCAGCCCGCCCTGCTGGGCCTCATGGATGGCTCGGTTTCGACCCTGGCCCCGCTCTTCGCGGCGGCCGAGCTGACGCACTCGCCGCACGCGGCGTTTTTCGTGGGGCTGGCGGCCTCCTTGGGGGCCGGCATCAGCATGGGCCTAGCCGAGGCGCTCTCCGACGATGGCAGCGTGACCGGGCGCGGCAACCCCTGGACGCGGGGCCTCATCACCGGTGGGGCCACCACCCTGGGCGGGATGCTCCACACCCTGCCCTTTTTACTCGCCGACCTTACGCTGGCCCTGCACGTGGCCTACGTAGTGGTGGGCATCGAGCTGGTGCTCATCGCCTACATCCGCTACCGTTTCATGCGCGGCTCGCTGCTACCTACTGTTTTTCAAGTGATTGTGGGGGGCGGCATCGTGTTCGCCATTGGCTTGTGGCTGGGTAAAATCGGGGCGGCGGGGTAGCGCTTGATTACTAGTTGTTAAGCAGCGTGTTTGGGGGGTTGCTGAAAATAATTTTCTGCCCGGCGTGGGGGTAAGCGTGGAATTGGGAGTCTTGCTAGTAGGCCGGCTGCCGGAGGCTCGTCGGTTATATCCACTCCAATTTTCCCCGCCATGTACCTTGCCCGTTGCGCCGACTACCCATTCGCAGCTTTGGTCAGCTTATCGCCGGGGCTCCAGCGGCTGGCGGCCTACGCTGATGGGCAGTATTACCGGGCCGCCGGCCCAGGGCTGCCGGCCAGCCCGCTACCCGCGACCACGCGGGAACTCACCCGCGATTTAGCCGGCTGGAGCCTGCCCGGCGGGAAAGGAAGCGCTGGTAAGTCGGGGGGTAGTAGTTCCGAATTCACGCGGTCAGGTAGCCGCGCATAAATACCCGTGGTCGTTCTAAAGACTAAAGAGCCTCCGGCCCCGCTCCAAAAAGGAAAGGCGGCCGGGGTAGAGGCGAGCAGTAGAAAGACTACGGCTGCTTCTGCGCACCTGTTTAACAACGCTTTCGCAGCAGATGATAGGCTTGTCTGCTTAGGCGTAACTGCTTAGCTAATAAATTTTTATTTCGTCATCTTCCCACTTACTTCCTTTTTATGAAGCGTTTTTCTTCCCGTGGCGTTGCCCTGGCAGCCCTACCCCTGCTGAGCCTGGCGGCCAGTACCTTGCTCACCGGCTGCTTCGACAAAGAAGACAAGAAGAGCTGCACTCCCCAGGGCGGCACCTGCGCCACCGCCGCTACCGTTGTGGACCTGAGCAAGACCACCGGCTGCGGCCTGGTGCTGCACCTGGCCGATAGCTCCTACGTGGTACCCACCGGCACCACCTGGGCCAATTTTCACGCTACGGCCGGCGAAAAAGTGCTGGTAGGCTACGCCGGCGAGCGCGGGGGCCACGCCATTGGCAAGAAGTGCGGCGTGCGCGACAGCTGCTCGGCCGGCCCGCTCGTGGAGCTGGGCTGCATCAGCGTGAACCCCACTGCGACTACCACAACTACCGCTAAATAGCTAATTAGCCCCTTCCGCGATACCCAAAAAGCCCCCACCGGAACGCCGGCGGGGGCTTTTGTGTAAAATCCGGGGGTTAAAAAATCAGGTGACCAGTTTACTGCCCAAACTCCAGCACCCGAAACGTGCCGGGCATGATGCTGGGGCGCGGGCGCGGGTTCTCCGTGGTGGCGGCGGGGGTAGGGCCGTAGTCGGCGGTG
The genomic region above belongs to Hymenobacter psoromatis and contains:
- a CDS encoding efflux RND transporter periplasmic adaptor subunit codes for the protein MSFIPKLFVLATALALLTACGSKGGESNPQNMADDGKDCAKTDNGKGGNKKPTPPTNPNQVAINPAQEKAAGIQLGTFERQNMSTEVQANGSVEVPPGNRVSLTAIMGGYVQTVTVLPGEHVRTGETVATLRSPEYLTLQQNYLQSKAKVGFLAEDLERQRILDVEDVGAKRKLQMARADYATEQAALRATAAQLRLLGISVAHLDATGQIVSSVPLTTPIAGYVKAVNINPGQYVGPQDVLVEVLNHDDLHLELKVFEKDVAQVHPGQKILFQIKGAGRPDEVLTARVFLVGQAFDDNARTVRVHAHLEPERTDLLPGQFIAARIQTAGQRVRTLPEAALIQAGELSYIFQRVGSDSGRVVFRRLKVRAGQPQHGDVPITVLDPLPDTTGLVRQGAYFLNAELTKGAGED
- a CDS encoding VIT1/CCC1 transporter family protein; the encoded protein is MNPTPLTPATPAEAEAEATFVLQKVQPALLGLMDGSVSTLAPLFAAAELTHSPHAAFFVGLAASLGAGISMGLAEALSDDGSVTGRGNPWTRGLITGGATTLGGMLHTLPFLLADLTLALHVAYVVVGIELVLIAYIRYRFMRGSLLPTVFQVIVGGGIVFAIGLWLGKIGAAG